In a genomic window of Aromatoleum aromaticum EbN1:
- a CDS encoding PH domain-containing protein codes for MDSSVIDGRFLALRVANRSIYPLWALLLAGLAMLAVAVVLFLPALSEASDVEASVLAAAGFACVGFAGLRIAYLKFSALYTVTPDAITARYGLIARKSHQIQVAHVRSISVTQSLVGRLFGYGDLEFSSAGSDESEIVFKSVSRPMQTKELVSKMLGKDRSRTIHD; via the coding sequence ATGGATTCGTCAGTGATCGACGGGCGTTTTCTTGCCCTACGGGTCGCCAATCGGTCGATCTACCCGCTGTGGGCGCTTTTACTGGCAGGCCTGGCCATGCTCGCGGTCGCCGTTGTGCTTTTCCTGCCTGCGCTGTCCGAGGCATCGGATGTTGAGGCCTCCGTCCTCGCTGCAGCTGGCTTTGCTTGCGTAGGGTTCGCGGGACTCAGGATCGCTTACCTGAAGTTTTCGGCGCTCTACACGGTGACGCCCGATGCGATCACCGCTCGATACGGCCTCATCGCACGCAAATCTCACCAGATCCAAGTCGCCCATGTACGCTCGATCTCCGTTACGCAGTCTCTAGTCGGCCGGCTCTTTGGCTACGGCGATCTGGAATTTTCTTCGGCAGGCAGCGACGAGTCGGAGATCGTTTTCAAGTCCGTTAGCCGTCCCATGCAGACAAAGGAGTTGGTCTCCAAGATGCTTGGCAAAGACCGATCTCGAACCATCCACGACTAA
- the traA gene encoding TraA family conjugative transfer protein, whose protein sequence is MQYAQNLSAGFARFEKQAYLLIALAAYAIFAMAVTDTTFDVASQQVRDWTEGTFGLLVAFGVLATGLAMTIVKHSLMWLVLAVGVALAATMGPGILESMFTATL, encoded by the coding sequence ATGCAATACGCTCAAAACCTGTCCGCCGGCTTCGCCCGTTTCGAAAAGCAAGCCTACCTGCTGATCGCACTCGCTGCGTACGCCATTTTCGCGATGGCCGTTACCGACACCACGTTCGACGTCGCATCCCAGCAGGTTCGTGATTGGACTGAAGGAACGTTCGGTCTGCTCGTCGCATTTGGCGTTCTGGCGACCGGCCTGGCTATGACGATCGTCAAGCACTCGCTCATGTGGTTGGTTCTGGCCGTCGGCGTTGCTCTGGCAGCCACCATGGGCCCGGGCATCCTCGAATCCATGTTCACCGCCACCCTCTAA
- the traC gene encoding type IV secretion system protein TraC produces MFGFTKSSQTPVRGTVADQRRLPWQYLGAEGFDDETGLFYCVSPSGERHLGATFMTTPLLGGGGSVFEKFKAALACPLPAGSFVQVGLLGSPDIDPYLDAYTDGKEQATGLLEKLVRTRVKMFQDAVHKPQFKTNGVLNRDFRLIFTVKIPCSSLPDLEERQSIRSDVTRVMEGFSSIGFQFRMLDPHGYLHLIRKFYHMWEKPEFSYDELIPIREQAFYPGDDIEFKENEILFHQGSDQEFFVRVMSPKLFPKRTVFGVANLLIGDQMGGANQITEPFFFQFTAHYPDQVKKKGEVRQRHMWITQQCIGNSATWFPILGYKKEGIETFIHEIDGQGGMALEVNLSLMIFSKNRDRLARQTASLNSYLSTLSFDMREDKRILDFLWHNALPMNASADAMTRTFRTNTMSARQAAPLVPLFADYKGSGANATSLFVTRRGQVSAFSVWDSNTGYNVVVFAGTGGGKSFLAQLVIVDNLAEGCKVWVIDVGKSFFKLNRALKGDYIEFSEESQIILNPFTFVSEIDEDIDIIKATIAKMAAPEGGLDDYQMAALEEGIKATWDRYAHNSTVTAVAQWCMQQPDPRVRDLGQQLYPFTVSGSYGRWFEGEATIDVSNRFTVLDLLHLKSRPILQKVVLLQLMNRIATEMYTTPGRKILVLDEAWELMDDPLMAKAIEALYRKVRKNSGAVIFITQGVGDLFQSPNGRAIYANSAWQIVLEQRAESVDAAVASGQFSMDAFGIHQVKSLHVVPGEYSELMIKRSDSDYGIVRFRPDPFMFTLFASNGEERDEAIAAIEQGADPEEVIDFYTQKRLEKGN; encoded by the coding sequence ATGTTTGGCTTCACGAAGTCCTCGCAAACCCCTGTCCGCGGTACCGTTGCGGATCAGAGGCGCCTTCCTTGGCAATATCTTGGCGCAGAGGGTTTTGACGACGAAACCGGCCTGTTTTACTGCGTTTCGCCGTCTGGCGAAAGACATCTTGGAGCCACGTTCATGACCACCCCGCTCCTAGGGGGCGGGGGGTCAGTTTTTGAGAAATTCAAAGCTGCATTAGCTTGCCCGCTTCCGGCAGGCTCCTTCGTACAGGTAGGTCTTCTCGGCTCTCCCGATATTGACCCCTATCTTGACGCCTATACCGATGGGAAAGAACAGGCTACGGGTCTTCTGGAGAAGCTCGTTCGCACCCGCGTCAAGATGTTCCAGGATGCCGTCCATAAGCCTCAATTCAAGACAAATGGCGTGCTCAACCGTGATTTCCGGTTGATCTTCACCGTCAAGATTCCGTGCTCTAGTCTTCCGGATCTTGAGGAACGCCAATCGATCCGATCTGATGTCACACGGGTGATGGAAGGCTTTAGCTCCATTGGCTTCCAGTTCAGGATGCTTGACCCACATGGATATCTGCACTTGATTCGGAAGTTCTACCACATGTGGGAGAAGCCTGAGTTCAGCTACGACGAACTTATACCAATTCGAGAGCAAGCCTTCTATCCGGGCGACGATATTGAGTTCAAAGAAAATGAGATCCTCTTTCACCAAGGGAGTGATCAAGAATTCTTTGTGCGTGTAATGAGCCCAAAGCTGTTTCCGAAACGAACTGTTTTTGGTGTTGCCAACCTTCTGATCGGTGACCAGATGGGCGGAGCAAACCAAATCACTGAGCCATTCTTCTTTCAGTTCACTGCCCACTATCCTGACCAGGTCAAGAAGAAAGGTGAGGTTCGACAGCGTCACATGTGGATTACCCAGCAATGCATTGGAAACTCCGCAACTTGGTTTCCCATCCTTGGTTACAAGAAGGAAGGCATCGAGACCTTCATTCATGAAATTGACGGTCAAGGCGGGATGGCTCTCGAGGTCAACCTTAGCCTGATGATCTTCTCGAAGAACAGGGATCGACTGGCACGTCAAACCGCTTCGTTGAACTCCTACCTTTCTACGCTTAGCTTCGACATGCGCGAAGACAAGCGCATTTTGGATTTCCTCTGGCACAACGCCCTGCCGATGAACGCGTCGGCTGATGCCATGACCCGGACCTTCCGCACCAACACCATGAGTGCGCGACAGGCTGCACCGCTGGTCCCGCTGTTCGCTGACTACAAAGGCAGCGGCGCGAACGCTACGAGTCTCTTTGTAACGAGGCGTGGTCAGGTGTCCGCATTCTCGGTTTGGGACTCGAATACTGGATACAACGTAGTCGTTTTTGCTGGCACCGGCGGGGGTAAATCCTTCCTGGCACAGCTTGTGATCGTCGATAACCTTGCTGAAGGCTGCAAGGTGTGGGTCATTGACGTTGGCAAGTCATTTTTTAAGCTCAACCGTGCCCTCAAGGGGGATTACATCGAATTCTCCGAAGAGTCGCAGATCATCTTGAACCCTTTTACCTTCGTCAGCGAGATTGATGAAGACATCGACATCATCAAGGCCACGATCGCCAAGATGGCTGCACCAGAGGGCGGTCTTGATGACTATCAAATGGCGGCTCTCGAAGAAGGGATCAAGGCCACGTGGGACCGATATGCCCATAACTCGACCGTGACCGCTGTCGCTCAATGGTGCATGCAACAGCCTGATCCGCGCGTTCGTGACCTTGGTCAGCAGCTTTACCCATTCACCGTTAGCGGCAGCTACGGGCGTTGGTTCGAGGGTGAGGCCACAATCGATGTCAGTAATCGCTTTACCGTTCTTGATCTCCTGCATCTCAAGTCACGTCCGATTCTTCAAAAGGTCGTTCTCCTGCAACTGATGAACCGCATCGCGACCGAGATGTACACGACCCCGGGTCGTAAGATTCTCGTGCTGGACGAAGCATGGGAGCTTATGGATGACCCCCTGATGGCGAAAGCGATCGAAGCGCTTTATCGCAAAGTGCGGAAAAATTCAGGGGCAGTCATCTTCATCACCCAGGGCGTTGGCGATCTCTTCCAGTCACCGAACGGCCGAGCGATTTACGCCAATAGCGCATGGCAGATTGTTCTTGAGCAGCGTGCTGAATCCGTCGATGCGGCCGTTGCGTCCGGACAGTTTTCTATGGATGCGTTCGGGATTCATCAGGTCAAGTCTCTTCATGTTGTGCCTGGTGAGTATTCCGAATTGATGATCAAACGCTCGGATTCAGATTATGGGATTGTTCGATTCAGGCCTGATCCATTCATGTTCACGTTGTTTGCAAGCAATGGTGAGGAACGCGATGAAGCAATCGCAGCCATTGAACAAGGAGCCGATCCTGAAGAAGTAATTGATTTTTACACGCAGAAACGTCTCGAAAAAGGAAACTGA
- a CDS encoding thioredoxin family protein, giving the protein MSFIRSGKPVRAILVSLAIVAATSSVHAQSFFKRGGEGYFWYETPPPPAEPVQLEKEPEPPASASPATETAANTGTQPFSTAWLRDNLPVLLEKAMDSGKREDMEAYLYAQRIALDKAQNFAHLQQLVVKTDPILDENNRMPLDTFIRQTVLATNKEQKDEVTKHLASKGGIFMFFDSSCSHCEKQFPVIGMLKERYGFETRFVSVDGKPLPGMDNWIPDAGQFQSLNLKLTPTVVYAVPPNNFYVVAQGAMSASGLVDRLLVVAESEKLISDEMIAAVNPAMRGVARIEDMVDGASDDPAEWVKLLKERLQGRY; this is encoded by the coding sequence GTGTCGTTTATCCGATCTGGTAAGCCTGTACGGGCGATTCTTGTTTCTTTAGCGATCGTAGCCGCAACCTCGAGCGTTCACGCTCAAAGCTTCTTCAAGCGGGGAGGAGAAGGCTATTTCTGGTATGAGACCCCTCCCCCTCCGGCTGAACCCGTTCAATTGGAAAAAGAACCCGAACCTCCAGCTTCGGCCTCTCCAGCCACTGAAACAGCAGCTAATACGGGGACTCAGCCTTTCTCTACAGCGTGGCTCAGAGATAACTTGCCGGTTCTTCTTGAGAAAGCGATGGATTCAGGAAAGCGTGAAGACATGGAAGCGTATCTGTACGCCCAAAGAATCGCGCTCGACAAGGCGCAGAATTTTGCACATCTTCAACAACTCGTCGTCAAGACTGACCCCATTCTCGATGAAAATAACCGGATGCCCCTTGATACGTTCATCAGGCAAACAGTACTTGCTACGAACAAGGAACAAAAAGACGAAGTAACGAAGCACCTTGCATCAAAGGGTGGCATCTTCATGTTCTTCGACTCGTCCTGCTCTCATTGCGAGAAGCAGTTTCCTGTCATTGGCATGCTTAAAGAAAGGTATGGTTTTGAAACTCGGTTTGTATCTGTTGATGGCAAGCCCCTTCCAGGTATGGATAACTGGATACCAGACGCAGGGCAGTTTCAGTCACTCAACCTAAAACTCACACCGACCGTTGTTTATGCTGTCCCGCCGAACAATTTTTACGTCGTTGCTCAAGGCGCCATGTCCGCAAGTGGGCTTGTTGATCGCCTTCTAGTTGTGGCTGAGTCTGAGAAGCTGATATCAGATGAAATGATCGCAGCGGTCAATCCTGCCATGCGGGGCGTCGCACGAATTGAAGACATGGTTGATGGTGCGTCAGATGATCCGGCCGAATGGGTTAAATTGTTGAAAGAACGCCTACAGGGGAGATACTAA
- the traV gene encoding type IV conjugative transfer system lipoprotein TraV yields the protein MKPHALAIALSVIALTGCASALNTAGRDSSSCPGIGPGACASPGDVYAITSGSIDEFEERIANHTTENKIDVDAVIRKQKEGERLPSVISSTATSSSVGTMPPELAIHSDGVAPVRMPAQVMRIRVFPWTDKNDNLHSGGYVYTEIEQRKWTFGVHEEGTLRNARIPHRVTTGVAHSGSPTGDAQNGQSAASQTITPPTRLQASRNAPSTDLSTLTLE from the coding sequence ATGAAACCCCATGCCTTGGCTATTGCTCTTTCGGTAATTGCACTAACCGGCTGCGCCTCCGCGCTTAACACTGCAGGCCGCGACTCTTCGTCCTGCCCTGGCATCGGTCCTGGCGCTTGCGCATCTCCTGGTGATGTTTATGCGATCACGAGCGGAAGCATTGATGAATTCGAGGAGCGCATTGCCAATCACACAACCGAGAACAAGATCGATGTTGACGCCGTTATTCGCAAGCAGAAAGAAGGCGAAAGGCTTCCATCGGTTATTTCTTCTACGGCCACAAGCTCCTCTGTAGGGACAATGCCGCCTGAACTTGCAATCCATTCGGATGGCGTTGCACCGGTGCGGATGCCCGCTCAAGTAATGCGGATTCGGGTATTCCCATGGACTGACAAGAACGACAATTTGCACTCGGGAGGGTATGTATATACAGAAATCGAGCAAAGAAAATGGACTTTTGGAGTGCACGAGGAAGGCACCTTGCGTAATGCAAGAATTCCTCACCGTGTAACTACCGGTGTTGCGCATTCGGGATCGCCAACTGGTGATGCGCAAAATGGTCAGTCTGCTGCATCGCAGACGATCACTCCCCCGACCCGGCTGCAGGCGTCACGTAACGCGCCTTCGACCGACCTCAGCACCTTAACCCTCGAGTAA
- a CDS encoding conjugal transfer protein TraG N-terminal domain-containing protein has protein sequence MSSWMVYTLGDAGFFAGLFNAIAMIFGSSSFRGDASDFGGTLIYLAFLFALIAVLMNGLMSQWKSGNNPTMLLVLFIVWMVGGYTKATVVIEDIYSGSSRAVDNVPLMVAVPASIITTVAMDLGRLSQTAFQAADANATELTTDGFVNPLKLMLSVRQAASYSPHMTQNWGGFVRNCMIGASSPQQLLSSTDGVYGALTNAANLTAHRHTNYYPANAVSPTVMSCADAGPQIQSDFIAYFNETNPALNRAMRDATGRNSTSTDKTWTDLSNFYATNSTLAGLSAQRTSANIMMHQTTNDVFKCGNNSSDPTAYFQCTQVLSGQQQAFTVDSAASGAGFTRTVITSMGFLLAIFIGLAPLVIIVALMSGANALPLLGKYILFGAWTQSWLPAAYMVNYFIVYTWTESMANLKKMFLPVPAPANAALPIEAVPLFFSETMDKIAVASDLLAAVPLITLAAMTGSYFALAKLGERWSGKDYSDEKMAAPSLSNVGAVSSNAAVRDYSLGAGGQMTGAARVKYNLQDGLSQSVADKEQEALRVGSEVTQDWSKGGRFSSGWDRAVQTARSDVSQVGQTWAQAVSFADKMSQNSAFGDKVSDAIRSELGAQLKTSVNGAIMGTGVTGVAAGNMTGVSQKAREWAENTQEGKDWANAIRNEFSKQQYSSLQGTDSLTTKAGYSEDEAAGIRESVSRQASTVRAYEEATQVASSISGTYSGHAGEINRNLMAAGMYETVMGMHASLYNGTGEASDRYREAYNKIESHEKGLGVQAFDAQLGWVMGAMLSSGQYDNVMSVGQQITGAQGLDTPELGSNKGVGSPVTTLEGKSVEELKARHGTAPAGPPAPQVNPTFAKMASGEMPAPIDEIPSRPANESPAKPEGARVFTAEEARVFARGADINATQAALGVGGYMVDETLSLPERAIKSAADAYNSNIGVPFSNAVNDFFTNTRVNNESSPSGNTDR, from the coding sequence ATGTCTTCATGGATGGTTTACACACTAGGTGACGCTGGCTTTTTTGCCGGGCTGTTCAACGCCATTGCAATGATCTTCGGGTCTAGTTCGTTCAGAGGCGATGCTTCCGACTTCGGTGGCACCCTCATCTACCTGGCTTTTCTGTTTGCTTTGATTGCTGTTCTAATGAATGGTCTGATGAGTCAATGGAAGTCTGGCAACAACCCAACGATGCTGCTCGTTTTGTTCATCGTTTGGATGGTTGGGGGTTACACGAAGGCAACAGTTGTGATCGAGGACATCTACTCTGGTAGCTCGCGAGCTGTTGATAATGTACCTCTAATGGTAGCGGTACCCGCTTCGATCATCACAACTGTAGCAATGGATCTCGGCCGTCTTTCGCAGACCGCTTTTCAAGCAGCTGACGCCAATGCTACGGAGCTGACGACGGATGGCTTTGTCAATCCACTCAAGCTGATGCTTTCCGTTCGTCAGGCCGCATCCTACAGTCCCCACATGACGCAGAACTGGGGGGGCTTTGTCCGGAACTGCATGATTGGAGCCTCATCGCCGCAGCAACTGTTATCAAGTACCGACGGTGTTTATGGCGCTTTGACTAACGCCGCTAATTTGACTGCACATCGGCACACGAATTATTACCCAGCCAATGCGGTTAGTCCGACTGTCATGAGTTGCGCTGACGCAGGCCCTCAGATCCAATCTGATTTCATCGCGTATTTCAATGAAACGAATCCGGCTTTGAACCGCGCTATGCGTGACGCTACCGGAAGGAACTCTACGTCGACCGATAAAACGTGGACTGATCTGTCGAATTTCTACGCCACGAACTCCACTCTTGCTGGCCTTAGCGCCCAGCGGACGAGCGCGAACATCATGATGCACCAAACGACAAATGATGTTTTCAAGTGTGGCAACAACTCTAGCGATCCGACTGCTTACTTCCAGTGCACCCAGGTGCTATCGGGCCAACAGCAAGCGTTCACGGTTGACTCAGCGGCTTCGGGCGCGGGTTTCACTCGTACAGTGATCACATCCATGGGGTTCTTGCTGGCGATCTTTATTGGGTTGGCACCGCTAGTAATCATCGTGGCACTGATGTCCGGTGCCAATGCCCTTCCTCTCTTGGGTAAGTACATCCTCTTCGGTGCCTGGACGCAGAGTTGGCTGCCTGCGGCCTACATGGTGAATTACTTCATCGTGTACACCTGGACGGAAAGCATGGCTAACCTGAAGAAAATGTTTCTTCCAGTTCCAGCTCCCGCTAACGCGGCCCTCCCCATCGAAGCGGTGCCGCTCTTCTTTTCCGAGACGATGGATAAGATCGCGGTGGCTTCCGACTTGCTTGCGGCAGTACCGTTGATCACCCTGGCTGCCATGACAGGCTCGTATTTCGCCTTAGCCAAACTTGGTGAGCGCTGGAGTGGCAAGGATTATTCAGACGAGAAGATGGCCGCCCCCAGCCTATCGAATGTGGGTGCGGTTAGTAGCAACGCGGCAGTACGGGATTATTCGCTTGGTGCCGGCGGACAAATGACAGGCGCCGCACGCGTCAAGTACAACCTCCAAGATGGCCTCTCTCAGTCCGTCGCTGACAAGGAACAAGAAGCCCTTAGGGTGGGGTCTGAAGTTACGCAAGACTGGTCGAAAGGCGGTCGCTTTAGCAGCGGATGGGATCGCGCCGTACAAACCGCTAGATCAGATGTATCGCAGGTTGGTCAAACTTGGGCGCAAGCCGTTTCGTTTGCGGACAAGATGTCCCAGAACAGCGCTTTTGGTGACAAGGTGTCTGACGCTATCCGTAGCGAACTTGGTGCTCAGCTAAAGACTTCAGTAAATGGGGCCATTATGGGCACCGGCGTGACTGGGGTTGCAGCAGGAAACATGACTGGAGTAAGTCAGAAGGCGCGTGAGTGGGCTGAGAATACGCAGGAGGGTAAGGATTGGGCAAACGCGATTCGCAACGAATTCAGCAAACAACAGTACTCATCTCTTCAGGGTACCGACTCTCTTACTACCAAAGCTGGGTACTCGGAGGATGAGGCAGCGGGGATTCGTGAGAGCGTTTCCCGCCAGGCTTCCACCGTTCGTGCCTATGAGGAGGCAACGCAAGTCGCATCGAGTATTTCCGGAACTTATTCTGGCCATGCGGGTGAAATCAATAGGAATTTGATGGCGGCCGGAATGTACGAAACAGTGATGGGTATGCATGCATCGCTTTATAACGGTACAGGAGAGGCGTCCGATCGATACCGTGAGGCCTACAACAAGATCGAAAGCCATGAGAAAGGTCTCGGCGTCCAAGCATTCGATGCTCAACTTGGCTGGGTGATGGGTGCGATGCTTTCGTCCGGCCAGTACGACAACGTTATGAGCGTAGGACAACAGATCACGGGGGCCCAAGGTCTCGATACGCCTGAGCTTGGCAGCAACAAGGGTGTTGGCAGTCCTGTTACAACCCTTGAAGGAAAATCAGTAGAAGAACTCAAGGCACGGCATGGAACTGCCCCTGCAGGCCCGCCTGCACCGCAGGTTAATCCTACTTTTGCAAAAATGGCATCTGGAGAGATGCCTGCACCGATCGATGAAATTCCTTCAAGACCTGCGAATGAATCCCCCGCTAAGCCTGAGGGCGCACGCGTATTTACAGCAGAAGAGGCCCGCGTTTTTGCTCGCGGTGCAGATATTAATGCTACTCAAGCTGCGTTGGGCGTTGGAGGTTATATGGTAGACGAGACGTTGAGCCTGCCTGAACGAGCAATCAAATCTGCGGCTGACGCCTACAATTCGAATATCGGTGTGCCGTTTTCCAACGCCGTCAACGATTTTTTCACAAACACACGCGTGAATAACGAATCGTCGCCATCAGGAAATACTGACCGCTAA
- a CDS encoding S26 family signal peptidase: MNSASISNETTRPEKATLFIRVVFLASVLLALLFAATSHVSGKYRLLLLVGDLSCIPYKLVVVKMTRPENIDFERGQLLAFLPYGRLTDQLNQRLLDGNGSILVVKYLAGVAGDIIKVENDAVTVAGRKFGDLDLLEKLNRAPGSYDRTQVLVDGQLAMMGTEPRSFDARYWGPINVDEVVGVVYPIW, translated from the coding sequence ATGAACTCGGCCTCAATCTCGAATGAGACTACTCGCCCGGAAAAGGCCACTCTTTTTATAAGGGTGGTTTTCCTTGCGTCGGTACTCCTCGCTTTGCTTTTTGCAGCGACGTCACACGTCTCTGGAAAGTATCGCCTTCTTCTTCTGGTTGGTGATCTCAGCTGCATCCCTTACAAACTCGTTGTCGTCAAAATGACCCGTCCAGAGAACATTGATTTCGAGCGGGGTCAGCTACTCGCGTTCCTTCCATACGGAAGGCTAACTGATCAATTGAATCAACGCCTACTTGATGGAAACGGCTCGATACTTGTTGTTAAATATCTCGCAGGTGTCGCAGGCGACATCATCAAGGTAGAAAACGATGCAGTCACCGTAGCTGGGCGTAAATTCGGTGATCTCGATCTGCTGGAAAAGCTAAATCGCGCGCCAGGTAGCTATGACCGGACCCAAGTATTGGTCGATGGACAGCTTGCAATGATGGGTACTGAGCCGAGAAGTTTCGATGCGAGATATTGGGGTCCAATCAATGTTGACGAGGTCGTCGGTGTCGTTTATCCGATCTGGTAA
- a CDS encoding conjugal transfer protein TraH, whose amino-acid sequence MPNIKIAALAVGLSLYTMMTPTHASLGGALDGMLINVTDPVAYQSQTRRGFVGGNVAMRSPIRNVNIVSFDPPRMSAGCGGIDLFAGSFSFIDSDQLIAVFRSIAQNALGLIFMRALAAIDPKLQSLVSTIQSKLQSLNQLSSNTCAIAKQAVDTVFNSVERASTSAESGAAFFEAIAGGVGDLFESQEAVKASPKAKIKQACEAGSIEFCGNVVWDLMADNRVGELLGGGYFAGLSTKYAAELVMTMTGTAIYDPESAPSASETPRMAQRPGKIDLHDLKTGRSSGAQKIKYSCSSAPARDGCRSMDEVAWDWEGTVGYTNRMLFGSIDGTSTTADSIVGKMSPACAVDCTLSATQQSFVNATSVPFISMMLEVQSQEGAASAVAAQAAPLIAEELHIVLSEAVLRAARQVLSTKGSTTIPPEIHDRVRELGNQYSRIVTNRKANAQEFVALDEYVRTIARRDPSILTFTTPR is encoded by the coding sequence ATGCCAAATATCAAAATCGCTGCCCTTGCTGTCGGCTTGAGTCTTTACACCATGATGACACCGACGCACGCGAGTCTGGGTGGAGCGCTCGATGGAATGCTGATCAACGTAACAGATCCGGTAGCTTATCAATCACAAACGCGACGCGGCTTCGTTGGAGGCAACGTTGCCATGAGAAGTCCTATTCGGAACGTTAACATCGTGTCCTTCGATCCGCCGCGAATGTCTGCCGGCTGTGGGGGAATCGACCTATTTGCTGGAAGCTTCTCGTTCATCGACTCCGATCAGCTTATCGCGGTATTTCGGTCAATCGCACAAAATGCGCTCGGGCTCATTTTCATGCGCGCGCTCGCTGCGATTGATCCGAAGCTGCAAAGCCTCGTCAGCACAATTCAGTCGAAGCTTCAATCTCTTAACCAACTTAGCTCTAATACGTGTGCGATCGCAAAGCAGGCCGTAGACACCGTGTTCAATAGCGTTGAACGTGCGTCCACGAGCGCCGAAAGTGGAGCTGCTTTTTTTGAAGCGATTGCGGGGGGTGTTGGCGATCTGTTCGAGTCTCAAGAAGCAGTGAAAGCATCTCCTAAGGCGAAGATTAAGCAGGCTTGCGAGGCCGGCTCGATCGAGTTCTGCGGTAACGTTGTTTGGGATTTGATGGCCGACAACAGGGTTGGTGAACTTCTCGGGGGAGGATACTTCGCCGGCCTTTCAACGAAATACGCGGCAGAGCTTGTGATGACGATGACGGGGACCGCAATCTACGACCCTGAGTCGGCTCCGAGTGCATCGGAGACTCCTCGCATGGCGCAAAGGCCAGGGAAAATTGATCTTCATGACCTCAAGACAGGAAGGTCAAGTGGTGCCCAGAAGATCAAGTACTCGTGCAGTTCGGCGCCGGCCCGCGACGGCTGCCGTTCGATGGATGAAGTCGCTTGGGACTGGGAGGGGACGGTTGGCTATACCAATCGTATGCTTTTTGGGTCGATTGATGGAACCAGTACCACGGCTGATTCGATCGTTGGAAAGATGAGCCCTGCGTGCGCGGTTGATTGCACGCTGTCTGCGACACAACAGAGCTTCGTCAATGCGACCTCTGTTCCTTTCATCTCCATGATGCTCGAGGTTCAGAGTCAAGAAGGTGCAGCCTCGGCTGTTGCCGCACAAGCGGCCCCTTTGATTGCTGAGGAGCTGCACATCGTTCTATCGGAAGCGGTTTTGCGTGCAGCAAGGCAGGTTCTTTCAACGAAAGGATCAACGACCATTCCGCCCGAGATCCATGATCGAGTGAGAGAGCTTGGCAATCAGTACTCGAGAATCGTCACTAACCGGAAGGCGAACGCTCAGGAATTTGTTGCGCTTGACGAATACGTCAGAACGATCGCCAGGCGCGACCCTTCGATTCTGACGTTCACGACCCCGCGTTGA